From the genome of Constrictibacter sp. MBR-5:
GGGCATCGTCGGCGACCTCATGTCGACCGAGGCCATCTTCAAGGGGATTCTCTGGTTCATCGTGGCGGACCTCATCACCGTCGCGCTGATGATCGGGTTCCCCGAAATCTCGCTCTACCTGCCGAGCCTCATCGACTGAGGCCGGCATCCGGCGGCGGGCGAAGGCGCGTCGCCCAACAAGAAACGGCAATCATCGATTTGGAGGAGACGTGAAATGAAGAAGCTATTGCTCGGCACGGCGCTGGCCCTCGCACTCGGCATCGCGGGCACGGCATCCGCCGAAACCCTCAAGGCAGCCCACTATCTGAGCACGAAGCACCCGGTGGGTGTCGGCTACCAGACCTTCGCCGACGAACTGAAGAAGAACACGAACGGCGATATCACCCTGCGCATCTTCCCGGGCGAGGCGCTGCTCGGCGCCAAGGCGATCTCGGACGGCGTGCGCGACGGCGTGGCCGACATCGGGTTCGACACCCTGACCTACACGCCGTCCTACTATCCGCACGGCGTGCTCCTGAACGACCTCGCCATGGTCGGCGAGAACGACATGGCGGCAGCCTTCGCCATCACCGAGCTGTTCACCCAGCACTGCAAGGCGTGCCTCGACGAGTTCGCCAAGCAGAACCAAGTCTTCACCTCCGGGATGAGTACCGCGCCATACGTGCTCGTGAACAAGGTCGACATGAACTCCCCGGAGAAGATCAAGGGGATGAAGCTGCGGGCCGGCGGCTCGCTCTGGGACCGTTTCGCCAGCTCCGTCGGCGCCACCGGCGTGAACATCCCGACCTCGGAGATGTACGAGGCGCTGTCGCGCGGCATTCTCGACGGGGCGATGTACGCCGTCGGCGGTCTCAAGACGCATGGCCTCGGCGATGTCGCAACCCAGGTCATCACCCTCAACCTTGGCTCGTTCCGCGCCGGCAACCTGTTTTCGTTCAACCGCGAGGTGTGGAAGGACCTGACGCCCGAGCAGCGGACCGCCGTCTTCAAGGCCCTCTCCGTCGCCGTCGTCCGTACCGTGATCGAATACGGCAAGGGCGATCAGGAGGCCCTGGAGGTCGCCAAGGCGAAGAACATTCCCGTCGTCGCGCCCGACCCCGCTCTCCAGAAACTGCGGGACGAGTTCGTCGAGAAGGACCTGCCCGGCATCATCGAGAACGCCAAGACCCGCCTCGGCATTGCCGACGCCGGCGACTTCGTCGCGAAGTATCGCGAGATCTACGCAAAGTACGAGAAGATGCTCGCGCCGATGCAGGGCGACCAGGCGAAGCTCAGCGAAGCCCTCTACAGCGAGGTCTACGCGAAGCTCGATCCGAAGACCTTCGGCGTCAACTGACGCCCCTAAAGGCGTCGGGCGACACCCGGCGCCTGTGACCCGGCCGGCGCGGATCACCAGATCCGTCGCCGGCCGTTTCGTCCTTGGTTTGCCGCGGAAGTCGACTAAGGTCCCGCCCGCACGCTCGGAGCGGGACATGGCCGCAGTCATCGAAGCGAAAGATCTGGCGAAACGCTACGGCGAGGTCGAGGCGGTCCGTGGCGTGAGCTTCGCCATCCCATGCGGCGCCTGCATCGGTCTGCTCGGTCCCAACGGAGCCGGAAAGACCACGACGATGCGGATGCTGATGGGCCTGACCCGCCCGACTGGTGGCAGCCTCTCGGTATTCGGGGCCCGTCCCGAGTCGCTCGGCCGCGCCTATCGCGCCCGCATCGGGCTCGTCCCACAGGAGGACAATCTCGACCCGGATCTCACGGTGCGTCAGAATCTCGAGGTCTACGGCCGATATTTCGGCATCGGGTCGGCGGTTCTGGCGACCCGCGTGCCGGAACTCCTCGATTTCATGCAGCTGAGCGAGCGCGGCCACGCCAAGGTGATTCAGCTGTCCGGGGGCATGAAACGCCGTCTCGTCATCGCGCGGGCGTTGATCGCCGATCCGGAACTGGTCGTGCTCGACGAACCCACGACAGGCCTGGATCCCCAGGCGCGCGTCCTGATCTGGCGCCGCCTGCTCGACCTGAAGAAGCTGGGCAAGACCCTGCTGCTCACCACCCACTACATGGACGAGGCCCAGCGTCTCTGCGACCGCATCGTCATCATCGACGCCGGGCGCGTGCTCGACGAGGATACGCCGGCGGGCCTTATCGGCCGCCATGTCCGCGGCCACGTGTTCGAGTTGCCGAAGCCGCTTCCGGACGGCTTTCCACCGGAGGGGGTCGAGCACGAGGACATCGGCGACGCGGTCCTGTTCTACGTCGCCGACCCGGACGACATGCTCCACCGCCTGCCGTTGACGGCGACCTACCTGCGCCGCGAGGCGAACCTCGAAGACGTGTTCCTGCGCCTGACCGGGCGCCGCCTGCGCGAAGGTTGACCCGATGCGGCTGCTGAACCGCTTCACGCTCGCCGTCGGACGGCGCCAGTTCATGGTCTGGCGACGGCTCTGGATATCCTCCGTCGTCACCAACGTGCTCGAGCCGCTGATCTTCCTCTTCGCCTTCGGCTATGGGCTAGGCGCGGTGATCGATCAGATCGACGACATGGACTATCTGGTCTTCGTCGTTCCCGGAATGATGTGTTACGGCGCGATGTTCGCGGCCAGCTTCGAGACTTCGATCCACGCCTATGCGCGCTTCCAGATGCAGCGCACCTGGGACGCGATCCTGGCGACGCCGGTGTCGCTCGGCGAACTGCTGGCGGGCGAGGCGATCTGGGCTGCCCTCAAGGGGATCCTGTCGGCGACCTGCGTCCTGGTGATCGGGACGTTGTGGGGCGGCGTGCCGGACCTGGGCACCGCGCTGCTGACCTACCCCATCCTGTTTCTCGGCGGCCTGTGCTTCGCCTGCTGCGGCCTCGCCGCGACGGGCCACGCCAAGTCGTGGGAGTTCTTCAGCTACTACTTCACCTTCTGGGTCACGCCGATGTTCGTGTTCTCAGGCACTTTCTTCGAAGTGGACCGCTTCCCCTGGTTCGTGCAAGCCGGCGCATGGCTGCTCCCGGCGACGCACCTGATCGCGGTGGTCCGGCCGCTGACGGCGTCCCAGCCCCTCGATCCGGTCGCGGCGGCGGGCCATCTCGCCTATCTGGCGGCGATGTCCGCGGCCGCGTTCGCCCTGGCGCACTACAGGATCGGCAAACGGATGTTCGACTGACGCGACCGGTCATGCCGCAGGGCGGGCGGCGACGCGCCGGTTGATCTCCGCTGCCAGAGCGTCCGTCACCGGCATCATCGGCAGGCGCACCTCCGGCGAGCGGATCAGGCCCTGGCGCCACAGCCAGTGCTTGATCGGCGACGGCGACGGCTCGGAAAAAAGAAGCCGCACCGTATCGATCAGGCAGTTCCATTGACGCAGGGCGAGCGCACGATCGCCGCTCATCAAGGACCGGCGCACCGCGATGAAGGCCGCTGTATCCACATGCGCGGCTGCCAGGATCCCGCCGGACGCACCTTGCGCGACCGCCAGATGGAACTGCACATCTTCCCCCGTCATGACCGCGAAGTCCTTCGGCCGACGCCTGAGCAGTTCGGACGACTGGGCGACTTCGGCGCAGCAGTCCTTCACGCCGACGATGTTCGCGCGCTCGGCCAACCGCAGCAGTGTCGCGTTCGCGAGATTGACGCCCGTCCGATACGGGATGTTGTAGAGGACGAGCGGCCTCTCGGTCGCATCGGCCAGGGCGCTGAAATGCCGGTACAGGCCTTCCTGCGACGGCCGCGTGTAGTAGGGACAGGCCACGAGATAGCCGTCGACCGGGAGCGAGGCGAGCCTCCCGAGCGTGCCGATCATCTTATCGGTGTGACTGCCGGAAAGTCCCAGGTAGACCGGCACCCTTCCGGCCGCCGCCGTCGCGGCCGAGGCCGCGAGCGCCGCGACCTCGTCGTCGTCGAGCGTCAGCCCCTCGCCCGTGGTCGCGGCCATGATGAGGCCGTCGACGCCGGCTTCGACGTAGTGACGCACGAGGCGGAAGACCGACTCGTGGTCGACGGCGCCCTCGGCGAACGGTGTGATGAGCGGCACCCAGACCCCGGAGAGGGCGGGGCCGCCGGATATGCTTTCTCTTGCGGTAGTCTCTGCTGTCGACTCGGTGAACATGGTCCATCTCCTGCGTTCGCAGCCGGAGGACGGACATAAAAAAGGCTCCGTCCATGTCCGGCGGAGCCCTTCGGGAACTGTATGCGTGCTGAACGTCAGCGCATGCGTGAACCCTCGGGTCCCCAGGACCAGAGCTTTTTCGCCGGGACGGCGACTTGGGTTCGGCGAATATGACGCATAGCCAATGAGTACCGCCACGATCGAAGGCAGGTCAAGCACAACATTCGCGCCGCATCGCGTGGCAACACCGCTGCGTTCGCCTATGCTGACATCGACATCACGCATGCGAGTCGCTCCTTTCGGTATGATCCCGATCCACGACGACAACCCGACGGCGACAAGGCCCGTGGTCACGATCGGACTGATCGCGGTCAACGCCCTGGTATTCCTGTGGCAATTGACGCTCACGCCCAGCCAGCAGGAAATGGCGATCTACGCCTTCGGCATGATTCCGGCCGTCCTGCTGCAGGGCGTGACCTTGCCGCCGGAGATCGCGGGGACGCCGCCCGTGCTGACGGTGGTGACGTCGATGTTCATGCACGGCGGGTGGATGCACCTGCTTGGAAACATGCTCTATCTCTGGATTTTCGGTAACAATGTCGAGGATGCATGCGGCCATGGCCGCTTCCTCGTCTTCTATCTCGCATGCGGCGTTGCCGCCGCACTCGCTCAGGCTTTTCAGGATCCGTCATCGACACTGCCGATGGTCGGGGCGAGCGGTGCCATCGGCGGCGTACTGGGGGCCTATCTTTTGCTGCACCCGCATGCGCGCGTCCTGGTCCTGATTCCGATTTTCTTCTACATGCACGTCGCGCGGATCCCGGCCCTTCTCGTTCTCGGCCTCTGGTTCGTCATCCAGTTCGTATCCTACGCGGCCACACCTGCGGGCGAAGGGGGCGTCGCCTATTGGGCGCATATCGGCGGGTTCATCGCCGGCGCAGTCCTGATCCTGTTCATACGCCGCCGCGGGATACCGCTCTTCGAGGGCCGTTCACGGCCCATGCCACCGCCGCGGCGGCGTGGACCCTGGGGCTGAACGCGCAATGAAAGCGCGCGGACAGGACAATGGCGACGGACTGCGTCAGGCACTGGCGATCGGCGCCGGCGTCGCGCTGCCGCTGCTCGCGTTCGCCGTCATCATGGTCGCGCTCTTCGACCGCGAGCAGGGACGTACCGCCGAGCGCCTCCTGTCGCAGCACACGTTTGCGGCGCTGCAGTCGGTCGATCGCTACATGGCCGCGGACCTCAAGGCCATGCACGCCCTCGCTCATGCCACGCCGACCGATCAGCCAGAGGCGTTCTTCATCGAACTCCGGCGGGTGATCACCGCCGACCCGCACTGGCTATCGGTCAGGCTTCGCAGCCTGCCGGACCAGCAGACACTGGCCGTCGCCAGCAGGTCGTCACCGCTGCAGATGCCGTCGGTGCCCCCACTTTCCGAGGATGCGGTCCAAACGGCGGTCGAGCGTGGCGTCTGGATCGGCAACATGGAAACGATAGAGGGCCAGAACGGACCGCTGCGCTATGTCCGGCTCGCCGTCCCGGTGGTCAGGAACGGTAATGCCATCGCGATCCTGACGGCCTTCATCAAGCCGACGATCTATAGTCAGGCGCTGGTCGAATCGGGGATCCCTCAGGACTGGACCGCAGCGGCCCTCGATCGCAACCTGACGATCGTCGGGCGCTCGCGCGCCCCCGAAGAGTTCGTCGGTGCCAGCGCCACCGAATCGCTGCGAACCGAGATCGAATCGGGCACCGAGCGGTTCTTCTTCTCGCACAATCAAGAGGGCGCACGCGTCTATACCGCACTGTTCCGGTCACCGCTCACGGGATGGATCATGGCCGTGGGCGTCCCGGAGGCGATCGTTCGGGCGCCCGTGATCCGCACGATGGTCGCAGTCGGCATCGGCGGTATCGGCGCCCTCGCGCTCGCCGTACTGATCGGAACGGTCCTCGCTCGAACCTTCGCCTCCCGAAACCGCGCAGAACGCCGGCTCCTCGCGCTCGCCGGCGAGAAGGAAACCGAGCAGCGCGTAACCGACATCGCCGCGAACCTGCCGGGTGCGATCATCCGGCGCGTGCTGCATCCGGACGGCACCATCACCTATCCCTACGTCAGCGAGCGGATCGCCGACGTGATGGGCATGGCGGTCGACGAGGCACGCAGCGCCGGATCCCTGGTCGATTGGGCCCCGTACGTCCATCCCGACGACCGCGCCTTCTGGCAGAAGCAAGTCATGACGTCGGCCAGGACGATGCGGCCTTACCGCTTCGACGCGCGCGCACTCGGCAGCGACGGAAGCATCCGCTGGGTTCGGTCGATCGGCCACCCGCGCCGCCGAAAGGACGGCGCGATCGTCTGGGACGGGGTCATCCTCGACGTGACTGAGACGAAGAAAGCGGAGCAGCGTCAGGACCTGCTGGTGCAGGAACTGAGTCACCGGGTCAAGAACACCCTGGCTGTGGTGACGTCAATCGCCCGCCGCACCATGATGCAGACGGCCTCGAAGGAAGAATTCGCTGTGGCGTTCGACGGGCGTTTGCAGGCGCTCGCGCGCGCCCACACGCTGCTCACCCGAACGCGATGGGAGGGATCGGGGCTGCGCGAGGTCGTCGAGGAGGCGCTTGCGCCGTTCCGGCGCGGCCAGGGAGCGACCTTCAGCATTGAGGGACCGGAATACTCGGTGGCCCCACGCACTGCCATCACGCTGACCCTCGTCCTTCACGAACTCGCCACCAATGCCGCGAAGTACGGCGCCCTGTCCGTACCCGACGGCAGAGTCTCCATCAGCTGGACCATCGTCGAGGATGGAGCGCAGCTCGAGCTGTCCTGGGTCGAGCGAGGCGGGCCGCCACCACAACCCTCGACCGTGCCGGGCTTCGGCACGACGCTGATCACACGCAGCGTCGGCCACGAACTGGGCGGCGATGCCAGCCTGACCTTTCCACCGGCAGGCGCCGAATGCCGGCTGCGCATCCCGCTGGGTTTCATCGACGCTTCGGACGTGAAGGACGCGCCGCAGTGACGCAGTGGCGCTTCAGCCCCTCCGACATCCTCGTATGCGGAATCGCGACCTGCTCTAATGACAGTGCGGTGCGGGACGGCGGCTGTCCCGACACGGCATCGTCCGGAGCCCCCGCGTGAGCGTGCACGTCTGTCTGTTCGCGATTTTCGTCCTGCTGTCCGGATGTCCGGCCGGCATCTGGGCGGCGCGGCGTCCGGGGGGATCCGCGCTGATCTACAGCGTGTGTGCAGCCGTTGCCGCTGTGATGGCGGGGACCGCCCTGGGCGTCCTCGTCCGACCCGGCGAGACAGCCGGCGCCGTTCTTCCGATGGGCGTTCCCTGGCTTCAGGCGCATTTTGAGATCGACGCGCTGAGTGCCTTCTTTCTCCTGGTGATCAACCTCGGTGCCCTCGCCGCCAGCATCTACGGCATGGGAACGGGCCGCTCCGAGCCAGAGGCCGGGCGGATCCTGCCCTTCTATCCCCTGTTCCTCGCCGGCATGAACCTCGTGCTGCTCGCCGCCGATGCGTTCACGTTCCTGCTGTCGTGGGAATCGATGTCGCTCGCGTCGTGGGCGCTGGTGATGGCACACCATCGGCAGAGCGAAACCCAACGCGCCGGATTCGTCTACATCGTGATGGCAGCCTTCGGAACCCTGGCGCTCCTGCTGGCTTTCGGCCTGCTGGCTGGGGCCGGCGGCAACTACGCGTTCTCGCAACTGCGCCAAGCCGGGCCCGACGCAGGCCTCGGCGTGGTCGTCCTGCTGCTCGTCCTGATCGGCGCCGGATCGAAGGGGGGCCTGGCACCGCTGCACGTCTGGCTGCCGCTGGCGCATCCCGCAGCCCCCTCGCACGTGTCCGCGCTGATGAGCGGCGTCATGACCAAGGTTGCCATCTACGCGCTGCTGCGGATCCTGCTCGACCTGCTCGGCGGCGTGCAGTGGTGGTGGGGCGCGCTGCTGATGACGCTCGGCGCCCTGACCGCGGTGCTCGGCGTCCTGTACGCGCTGATGGAATCGGATCTGAAACGCCTGCTCGCCTACAGCACCGTAGAGAATGTCGGCTTCATCTTCATCGGCATCGGCCTGGGGATGGCCTTCCAGGCGAACGGCATGAACGCCGCGGCGGCGCTCGCCTACAGCGCAGCGCTGTTCCATGTCCTGAACCACTCCTGGATCAAAAGCTTGCTCTTTCTCGGCGCCGGCGCCGTTCTGCACGCGACGCACGAGCGCCGTCTCGACGCACTCGGCGGGCTGATCCGCAGGATGCCCTACACCGCCTTCTGCTTTCTTGTCGGGTCGGCGGCGATCGCCTCGCTTCCGCCGCTCAACGCCTTTGCGTCGGAGTGGCTCACCCTGCAGGCGATCCTGCTCAGTCCCGACCTGCCCCAATGGCTGCTGCGCTTTCTGGTGCCCGCGGTCGGCGCCCTGATGGTGCTGGCGGCAGCCCTGGCCGGGGCGGTCTTCGTGAAGGCCTTCGGCATCGCCTTCCTCGGTAGGCCGAGGTCCGCGGAGGCGGAGGCGGCACAGGAGACCAACCGCCTCGCCGGCGCCGCCATGACGATGCTGGTCGTGCTCTGCGTTCTGGCCGGGATCTTCACCGGTCCCGTCCTGCACGTCATCCAGCCGGCGGTTGCGGCGATCGTCGAGCGGCCCGCCGTGCCCGGCTTCGGTATCGCGGACATCGCCTTCGTCGCACCGACCGGTGTCGGCGGCGGGTCCTACAGCGGCTTCTTCGTCTTCCTGTTCGTCGCGATGTCCGGATGGGGCGCCGCGCTTGCCATCCATCGCGGCGCGTCGCGTGCCACCCGCCGGTCGCCCGCGTGGGATTGCGGGTTTGCGCTGAACCATCCCGCCTTCCAGTACGGCGCAGGCAGCATGGCCCAGCCACTGCGCCGGATCTTCGGCACCGTGGTGTTCCGGGCGACGGAAACCGTGGAAATGCCGCCGCCGGGAAGCGTCGAACCGGCCCGCTACTGCACGACGCAGCGCGATCCCGCGTGGGACCTGATCTTCACCCCGGTGGCGGGGGTCGTGGCGGCGATCGCGGACCGGATCGACGGCCTGCAGTTCCTATCGATCCGCCGCTATCTGGCCATGATGTTCGCCGGCCTCGTCGCACTGCTTATCCTCGTTGCGCTATGGCGGTGAGGCGATGAGCATGCTGGTCGGCCTGCTGCTGCAGGGCCTGCAGATGGCGCTGGTGCTCGCCCTGGCGCCCCTGCTGGTCGGCTGGGTTCGCAAGGTCAAGGCACGGTTGACCCGTCGGCGCGGCGCGTCGGTGCTGCAGCCGTATCGGGACATCTTCCGGCTCCTGCACAAGGAAGCGGTGCTGGCGGACAACGCCTCGTGGCTGTTCCGCGTCGCGCCCTACCTGGTG
Proteins encoded in this window:
- a CDS encoding rhomboid family intramembrane serine protease; protein product: MRVAPFGMIPIHDDNPTATRPVVTIGLIAVNALVFLWQLTLTPSQQEMAIYAFGMIPAVLLQGVTLPPEIAGTPPVLTVVTSMFMHGGWMHLLGNMLYLWIFGNNVEDACGHGRFLVFYLACGVAAALAQAFQDPSSTLPMVGASGAIGGVLGAYLLLHPHARVLVLIPIFFYMHVARIPALLVLGLWFVIQFVSYAATPAGEGGVAYWAHIGGFIAGAVLILFIRRRGIPLFEGRSRPMPPPRRRGPWG
- a CDS encoding ABC transporter permease, which translates into the protein MRLLNRFTLAVGRRQFMVWRRLWISSVVTNVLEPLIFLFAFGYGLGAVIDQIDDMDYLVFVVPGMMCYGAMFAASFETSIHAYARFQMQRTWDAILATPVSLGELLAGEAIWAALKGILSATCVLVIGTLWGGVPDLGTALLTYPILFLGGLCFACCGLAATGHAKSWEFFSYYFTFWVTPMFVFSGTFFEVDRFPWFVQAGAWLLPATHLIAVVRPLTASQPLDPVAAAGHLAYLAAMSAAAFALAHYRIGKRMFD
- the hyfB gene encoding hydrogenase 4 subunit B, with the translated sequence MSVHVCLFAIFVLLSGCPAGIWAARRPGGSALIYSVCAAVAAVMAGTALGVLVRPGETAGAVLPMGVPWLQAHFEIDALSAFFLLVINLGALAASIYGMGTGRSEPEAGRILPFYPLFLAGMNLVLLAADAFTFLLSWESMSLASWALVMAHHRQSETQRAGFVYIVMAAFGTLALLLAFGLLAGAGGNYAFSQLRQAGPDAGLGVVVLLLVLIGAGSKGGLAPLHVWLPLAHPAAPSHVSALMSGVMTKVAIYALLRILLDLLGGVQWWWGALLMTLGALTAVLGVLYALMESDLKRLLAYSTVENVGFIFIGIGLGMAFQANGMNAAAALAYSAALFHVLNHSWIKSLLFLGAGAVLHATHERRLDALGGLIRRMPYTAFCFLVGSAAIASLPPLNAFASEWLTLQAILLSPDLPQWLLRFLVPAVGALMVLAAALAGAVFVKAFGIAFLGRPRSAEAEAAQETNRLAGAAMTMLVVLCVLAGIFTGPVLHVIQPAVAAIVERPAVPGFGIADIAFVAPTGVGGGSYSGFFVFLFVAMSGWGAALAIHRGASRATRRSPAWDCGFALNHPAFQYGAGSMAQPLRRIFGTVVFRATETVEMPPPGSVEPARYCTTQRDPAWDLIFTPVAGVVAAIADRIDGLQFLSIRRYLAMMFAGLVALLILVALWR
- a CDS encoding ATP-binding cassette domain-containing protein, producing MAAVIEAKDLAKRYGEVEAVRGVSFAIPCGACIGLLGPNGAGKTTTMRMLMGLTRPTGGSLSVFGARPESLGRAYRARIGLVPQEDNLDPDLTVRQNLEVYGRYFGIGSAVLATRVPELLDFMQLSERGHAKVIQLSGGMKRRLVIARALIADPELVVLDEPTTGLDPQARVLIWRRLLDLKKLGKTLLLTTHYMDEAQRLCDRIVIIDAGRVLDEDTPAGLIGRHVRGHVFELPKPLPDGFPPEGVEHEDIGDAVLFYVADPDDMLHRLPLTATYLRREANLEDVFLRLTGRRLREG
- a CDS encoding HWE histidine kinase domain-containing protein; this translates as MKARGQDNGDGLRQALAIGAGVALPLLAFAVIMVALFDREQGRTAERLLSQHTFAALQSVDRYMAADLKAMHALAHATPTDQPEAFFIELRRVITADPHWLSVRLRSLPDQQTLAVASRSSPLQMPSVPPLSEDAVQTAVERGVWIGNMETIEGQNGPLRYVRLAVPVVRNGNAIAILTAFIKPTIYSQALVESGIPQDWTAAALDRNLTIVGRSRAPEEFVGASATESLRTEIESGTERFFFSHNQEGARVYTALFRSPLTGWIMAVGVPEAIVRAPVIRTMVAVGIGGIGALALAVLIGTVLARTFASRNRAERRLLALAGEKETEQRVTDIAANLPGAIIRRVLHPDGTITYPYVSERIADVMGMAVDEARSAGSLVDWAPYVHPDDRAFWQKQVMTSARTMRPYRFDARALGSDGSIRWVRSIGHPRRRKDGAIVWDGVILDVTETKKAEQRQDLLVQELSHRVKNTLAVVTSIARRTMMQTASKEEFAVAFDGRLQALARAHTLLTRTRWEGSGLREVVEEALAPFRRGQGATFSIEGPEYSVAPRTAITLTLVLHELATNAAKYGALSVPDGRVSISWTIVEDGAQLELSWVERGGPPPQPSTVPGFGTTLITRSVGHELGGDASLTFPPAGAECRLRIPLGFIDASDVKDAPQ
- a CDS encoding C4-dicarboxylate TRAP transporter substrate-binding protein, with protein sequence MKKLLLGTALALALGIAGTASAETLKAAHYLSTKHPVGVGYQTFADELKKNTNGDITLRIFPGEALLGAKAISDGVRDGVADIGFDTLTYTPSYYPHGVLLNDLAMVGENDMAAAFAITELFTQHCKACLDEFAKQNQVFTSGMSTAPYVLVNKVDMNSPEKIKGMKLRAGGSLWDRFASSVGATGVNIPTSEMYEALSRGILDGAMYAVGGLKTHGLGDVATQVITLNLGSFRAGNLFSFNREVWKDLTPEQRTAVFKALSVAVVRTVIEYGKGDQEALEVAKAKNIPVVAPDPALQKLRDEFVEKDLPGIIENAKTRLGIADAGDFVAKYREIYAKYEKMLAPMQGDQAKLSEALYSEVYAKLDPKTFGVN
- the dapA gene encoding 4-hydroxy-tetrahydrodipicolinate synthase, giving the protein MRDVDVSIGERSGVATRCGANVVLDLPSIVAVLIGYASYSPNPSRRPGEKALVLGTRGFTHALTFSTHTVPEGLRRTWTEPFLCPSSGCERRRWTMFTESTAETTARESISGGPALSGVWVPLITPFAEGAVDHESVFRLVRHYVEAGVDGLIMAATTGEGLTLDDDEVAALAASAATAAAGRVPVYLGLSGSHTDKMIGTLGRLASLPVDGYLVACPYYTRPSQEGLYRHFSALADATERPLVLYNIPYRTGVNLANATLLRLAERANIVGVKDCCAEVAQSSELLRRRPKDFAVMTGEDVQFHLAVAQGASGGILAAAHVDTAAFIAVRRSLMSGDRALALRQWNCLIDTVRLLFSEPSPSPIKHWLWRQGLIRSPEVRLPMMPVTDALAAEINRRVAARPAA